In Acidisarcina polymorpha, the DNA window AGCTTGGGCTATACAGATGAAAGAAGGTGCTCCCTATCCATTCGCCAGCGACCAGGAGTACGACAAAAAGCAAGACGCATTCGAAAACCACTACCGCAGGTTTATGAGCCTTCATGGGATCTCCGACGCACAAAATCTGACCTAAAGATAATCCCCCCCCGGCATTGCCGAAAAGTCGGGTTTGCGGCAAACTTCAATTCTCCCCGCCGCCGAGGCTGTGGGTTTGTGGGACGCGGGGCTCTTTCCGCGTTCCAAGCGCTTGCGCGTAAAATCCATAGCCTCCCTTGGGTGAGGCCCATGCTTTCCGGTGCCTACTTCGCTTTCCCCTTTGTGCGCTGGTGCAGGCGGCTCGGGCGCTGCAGGAACCGGCTGTGCGGGCGTAGAGAAGAACTGCTCGATGCGGTCTAGCCGGTCATCCATGGCGTTCTGTGTGCGCATGACGGTGAGATATCCGACCATCAGACCGAAAACCGCACCAAGTAGGGGCAGAACCAACAACGCTGTCACTGGGGGCAATCTGGCGGGATAGATTGGCCGCCGCTGGATCCTAAAACCCCAACACCGGACAGTATCCTCTGATCGGTCGCAAAACATATAGCAATAGAGTCCATTTTCGAGACCAACTTCCACGACACGCGTTTGATCCATGGCTGGAGGAGCAAGAATCGTCGCGAACTTTTCAAGGCGTTGGCTCCTGATGATATTGTCTGGGGGATCGGCCCCAGTGCCGCTTGAACGCTGCGCTGAACGCGCTCTCTGACTGATAGCCCAGCGATGGTGCAACGGATGCGATCGACTCACGTTTGTCTTGAATACGGTTTGCAGCCAAGGTCATTCGCCACCGCCTGATGTACGCCATGGGCGATTCTCCTACACTCCCCCTGAAGTTCTGGGCGAACGCGGTTCGTGACATTCCTACAGAACGAGCGAGTTCTTCGAGCGTCCAGCCATGAGCGGGGCTCTGATGAATGAGTGTGAGCACTGTTCTCATGCGCGGGTCTGCGAGAGCGAAAAGCCAACCGGAGCCGCGTCGAGCATCATCCGCGCTGTGCAAACGAAGAGCCTCCACGAGCAGCGTATAGGCGACCTGTTGAGCAACCAAGGTACCTCCGGGCTGAAAGTCTCGCATTTCGCGGAGCATCCTTTCTACCGCCCACCGTACGGACTCTTGTTGCGCCTCATCCTTCAACATGACGATGGTAGGCAACACTTCCAGCAAAAAGCGAGCATCTCCCTCAAGTGCGAAGTGGCTTCCAAGCAGAAAGAAATCGTCTCCCGGAGTGACCGTGAGGACGCCTTGGTACCTTTCAATCGACGCGATAATCGTCCGCGCGTCCACCGGCGGCAGGGCGAGGTCGCTCGCGATCAAAAAAGGGCGGCCATGCGGCAGGAGTAGGCAATTTCCGGCGCGCAATCGGACTGGTTGCTCGACACCTGAAACTGAAAGCCAGCATTCGCCGGTAACCACCGCGTAGCACTTGATGCCTTCGTATGCAGGCAGTTGAAGCGACCACGGATTGCCTGCGGACAAACAGCCAGTAACGTATGCGCGAGGCTTCAGAAGAGACAGCACGTCCGACAGAGGATCCATAAGGGCGATTGTACGATCACGACGATATTGTGAACGTGGCAGCATTGAGCGTACGTCTTCTGAGAGCTATGCTCGACTCTGTGGCCGAAGTAATCCATTTCGGCAGCATTCCAGAGGTGAACAGTGAACGTTTCTGAGACCGGCCCAATCAAGACAAGAACAGTGCGTTTTCATAGTTACGGTGAACCCGCAGACGTCCTGCACATGGAGGAGACCATGCTTCCAGCTCCGACTTCGAATCGCATTCGCGTGCGTGTGATCGCCTGCGGACTGAATCCGGCCGATTGGGCCCTTTGTCGAGGACTCTTTGCGAAAGATCTTCCGC includes these proteins:
- a CDS encoding AraC family transcriptional regulator; its protein translation is MLPRSQYRRDRTIALMDPLSDVLSLLKPRAYVTGCLSAGNPWSLQLPAYEGIKCYAVVTGECWLSVSGVEQPVRLRAGNCLLLPHGRPFLIASDLALPPVDARTIIASIERYQGVLTVTPGDDFFLLGSHFALEGDARFLLEVLPTIVMLKDEAQQESVRWAVERMLREMRDFQPGGTLVAQQVAYTLLVEALRLHSADDARRGSGWLFALADPRMRTVLTLIHQSPAHGWTLEELARSVGMSRTAFAQNFRGSVGESPMAYIRRWRMTLAANRIQDKRESIASVAPSLGYQSESAFSAAFKRHWGRSPRQYHQEPTP